A single genomic interval of Antechinus flavipes isolate AdamAnt ecotype Samford, QLD, Australia chromosome 1, AdamAnt_v2, whole genome shotgun sequence harbors:
- the FAM217A gene encoding protein FAM217A, giving the protein MPFRGPSTPPGRPPPLEVWGLPSPLEPSRPPSRRRAADKLQKWETEAPRGRRPTSSSPRLRPSPEAVVRTPPGSGSRFRPRECSPCWWNGAPEEEEAGGNCSCLATRTQETPRGEPPLPQPPRHRPGVTSPGPRSGPAPSTAPGCGAHMSINGDAALCTSPPCSLSVAGPGFCSRAFLLHLEEASVQAGRGAAKEDRDGTWAQGTVGRILRKQRSNFNIMGKRNSFGGICGSHLPISNVPHENFPHWSLESDVFIPESKNLPSGRESAAGGKLKKNHLEIPVEQLIELSLSENPQKRSQNNSKSGMFQFWSYPHNEAITVENRDFQKSSMESGFNINSNPLRLFTLNHSLTDASVDKQASSYPGLPQDMPLSLCWPYADGDFCKDRSESQSNSYLAIESNNGETLSASNWNTKYGNSSIEENLTDESDLSENEKVSDTLLTYFKKMDLNLKPEVIEDFEESFLEQPSEVFSYPDFLPPPFNTIDLHKLAFSKSENWKVALDPIESSIEQLIGRLLEMERIQHLTIQKEKPKIPVNCSTQVVTERPSSSKGSSKQKPAKYPESLPLQTTCTDKNREKRKNTNFCKLEQNTSKCSWNNGGKYKWNSRPPSIRSSSTTKQIIATYDDFKIPKGSSLSPCQEVSSRPTSSHSITQATQPLVKMVSTRCLQPKSPIPVTSLSLFLPEAQEGKPSRSKKKLYRKNIAVNRPLHVQKRHCLSPSSTAKCEKCSHVDQK; this is encoded by the exons ATGCCCTTTAGAGGCCCTAGCACCCCACCAGGGCGCCCGCCTCCATTAGAGGTATGGGGCCTCCCCAGTCCCCTAGAGCCCTCGAGACCGCCCTCCAGGAGACGCGCTGCCGACAAGTTGCAGAAATGGGAAACCGAGGCTCCTCGGGGCCGCAGGCCAACATCATCCTCCCCCCGGCTCCGCCCATCGCCCGAGGCAGTAGTGAGGACCCCTCCGGGCTCGGGGTCCAGGTTCCGGCCCCGGGAATGCTCCCCGTGCTGGTGGAACGGGGCCCCTGAGGAGGAGGAGGCCGGAGGCAATTGTAGTTGCCTAGCGACCCGGACCCAGGAAACCCCTCGGGGGGAGCCGCCGCTGCCGCAGCCGCCGCGTCACCGGCCAGGGGTCACTTCCCCAGGCCCGCGGTCCGGCCCGGCGCCCTCGACCGCGCCGGGCTGTGGGGCCCACATGTCCATCAATGGCGATGCAGCCCTGTGCACCTCCCCGCCCTGTTCCCTCAGCGTGGCCGGTCCGGGCTTCTGTTCCCGGGCCTTCCTACTGCATCTGGAAGAGGCCAGCGTCCAGGCGGGGAGAGGAGCAGCCAAGGAAGACAGGGACGGCACGTGGGCCCAGGGCACCGTGGG GAGGATTTTGAGGAAACAGAGAAGCAACTTCAAcataatggggaaaagaaattcgTTTGGTGGGATCTGTGGCAGTCATCTTCCTATCTCAAATGTCCCTCATGAG AATTTTCCTCACTGGAGTTTGGAATCAGATGTCTTCATTCCTGAAAGTAAAAACCTCCCATCTGGAAGGGAGAGTGCAGCAGGTG GTAAACTGAAAAAG AATCATTTGGAAATCCCAGTAGAACAACTGATAGAGCTTAGCTTGTCAGAGAACCCACAAAAAAGATCACAG AACAATAGTAAATCAGGGATGTTTCAGTTCTGGAGCTACCCTCATAATGAAGCTATAACTGTGGAGAATAG GGATTTCCAAAAATCTTCAATGGAAAGTGGCTTTAATATAAATAGTAATCCTCTAAGGCTCTTCACTCTGAACCACTCACTAACAGATGCTTCAGTTGACAAACAAGCTAGTTCTTACCCTGGACTGCCACAAGACATGCCATTAAGTCTCTGCTGGCCTTATGCTGATGGAGACTTTTGTAAAGATAGAAGTGAGTCTCAGAGTAACTCATATCTAGCTATAGAAAGCAATAATGGTGAAACTTTATCTGCTTCAAATTGGAATACAAAATATGGGAATAGCAGCATAGAAGAAAATCTTACTGACGAAAGTGATTtatcagaaaatgaaaaagtaagtGATACATTACTCACTTACTTTAAAAAGATGGACCTAAACTTAAAGCCAGAAGTAATAGAAGACTTTGAAGAATCTTTTTTAGAACAGCCAAGTGAAGTATTTTCATATCCTGATTTTCTCCCACCACCTTTTAATACTATAGACTTGCACAAACTGGCCTTCTCAAAATCTGAAAATTGGAAAGTGGCATTAGATCCTATAGAAAGCTCCATTGAGCAGTTGATAGGTCGTTTATTGGAAATGGAAAGGATACAGCATCTAACTATACAAAAGGAAAAGCCAAAAATACCAGTCAATTGCTCTACTCAAGTCGTTACTGAAAGGCCCAGTTCATCCAAAGGTTCATCCAAACAGAAGCCAGCAAAATATCCTGAATCTCTGCCCCTTCAGACAACTTGtacagataaaaatagagaaaaaagaaaaaacactaatTTTTGCAAACTTGAGCAGAATACTTCAAAATGCAGTTGGAACAACGGTGGTAAATATAAGTGGAATTCCAGACCACCATCTATCAGAAGCTCTTCTACTACAAAACAGATCATTGCTACTTATGATGACTTTAAAATTCCCAAAGGTTCCTCTTTAAGTCCATGCCAAGAAGTTTCATCCAGGCCCACGTCAAGCCATTCCATTACTCAAGCAACTCAACCATTGGTTAAAATGGTTTCAACAAGATGTCTACAGCCAAAGTCTCCGATACCTGTTacatccctctctctttttttgcctgAGGCACAAGAAGGCAAACCatcaagaagcaaaaagaaacttTATCGGAAAAATATAGCTGTTAATAGACCATTACATGTTCAGAAGAGGCATTGTTTATCTCCTTCATCTACAGCTAAATGTGAGAAGTGCTCACATGTTGACcaaaaataa